In Cryptomeria japonica chromosome 1, Sugi_1.0, whole genome shotgun sequence, the sequence aaagaaggagaaaatcttttatggggtctacttgacctcatagaacgtctaacacttgcaggagtttgtgggacaatctgttgttgttgagcatcaggtacctgtggcatttcattttcaggaatctcatccaacaccacatattcttatttgtcctgttcatgcttcttttcctgcatctgttctttatacataaccttctcattgaatataacatctctacttctagttattttcttattttcaaaatcccataaccaatagccatattcatctatcccatatccaatgaaggtacatttctgagatttagcatcaagcttggttctattttctttatcaacatggataaaagcttcacaaccaaaggttttcagaaaaaaaatattttacctttttatcagtccatgcctcctctggaataccaccatccaaaggggttgaaggtcctctatttatcaaatagacaacagtatgtacaacatctgcccaaaaatgtaagggcaatccaacatgcaatctcatgatCCTTgtgtgttccatgatagtcctattcattctctccgacacaccattttcctatggagttcctggaactgttttctgctttctaatcccatttaaggagcagtaatcttcaaatggtTTGCTGCAATACTTACCTTCATTatccgatttgagacacttcaacttttttcctgtctcattctcaaccaaagctttccatttcttaaaagtttcaaaaacatctgatttttgttttaggaaatatacccatgtttttttggttgactcatcaataaaaataacataataacaagagccaccgagagatgatacctgagtcggtccccatacatctgaatgcacaagctctaacttctcactcttcttctctttcccaaccttgagaaatctgactcttttctgtttgccataaacacagttttcacagaactctaaatcaatattctttagtcctggcaatagatttttggagtgaaggattttcatccctttctcactcatgtgcccaagcctatggtgccacattatcgaatcttttcttgcaacatctattgttgttgtccctgtagtaactttatctatagcaactaaggtagagtaagtgttactagtacacagatataatgtgcctaccttcgcacctttagccactactaacgatcctttactgaccttcaaGATACTGTCTGAGAAAGTAAcaatgcaaccttcactacctagttgccctacagaaattgaatttcttcttaaattaggaacatgtcttacctcctgtagaaaccagttatttccattctgcaacttgatctttatctttccttttccaacaatttgacagagctcatcatcacccaaatatacctgtccaaaatcaccttgaacataatctagaaaatattttctatggggtgtagcatgaaatgaagccctagaatctattacccaggaatcattaaaattatccaaacataagattaaagcatcttgtaaagtattacttgcaatattagcttccttattgtcattttcatttttgtctcctttgtttttctgagaccaacaatctttctttagatgaccaggctttccgcagtaccagcaatctttctttcctctagattgagagcgtcctttctttgacttccctcgtgacttctaattcccagggccttttcctctttcctttgatcttcctctgttctccacattcaaaacactacccgatgatgttggagtctcacttgtgcttttcatttgcatttcctcgcttaggataacaccaacaatatcatcaaataccaaagtatttttaccagagacagagttacttacagccataaccaagctattccagctttctggcaaagaacataaaatcaagagagccctaacctcttctgcaaaggtaatttttaccaaagatagttgattggtaattgtattaaattcatttaagtgctttgctacagatcctccctcactcattttcaaattaaacaaacgcttcataagaaataccttattcgaagccgagggtttctcatacaacttagccaatgttgccatcaaatctacaatcgtttttgcttttgttatattgaatgttacagacggtgcaaggcacaattgaatggatcctagtgcctttctatctaaaatgtcccactcttcatttgacattgtggtcgctttctttgcctttccttccaacggccgccacaaatccttttgatacaggtaatcctccatctgcattttccataactgataattctggccgttaaacttttcaaccttaaatttggaatcctccatttgctcccactcaaatctgaaagtcctgccaatttacagaaaacctcactctgataccaattgttagggtttcaagcagatccgaagcaaatatgaactaacaattatatgcagatttaaatacaaaagataaagaaataaaataggacatagataatacagagatttaacatggttcacccaaaatgggttacgtccaccatacacagtcgtccaatctttcttattatccagcaaaaatagtacatcaaccttacaattccttaagcatcctagccgcttataacatgcatttttagggcaaaaacaaagtcggccttttttggggttttattataatgtcggttttcataaaaaaatacctaaatttttttttctcgggggctcgcTTTTCTTGGGGGTTGTCGCCCCCGAACCCCTGTCCGGAGCCCGGTCAGGCCCTGGACCTtggcaaggatacatgctgagtgtacagtactttgttgatcagtcgccacatttcaacacaaacAACTTCGTCATCTCATATTCTTGGTCGTATCCTATTCTCAACGCATTTATGATGCCCCCCAAGACATCTTCTATACCAAATCTCCCATTTTCTTCGCCCTTAGCGCAAGCACTGATTTACTTAGTGCTTGTGCCAAACCCATGGCGCTCGCGCTACGCCATAGTTGGACGCGCTAACTGACTCCGATTTTAGGTCCGCAGACCTAATCAGTGCGAGCGCCCATGCCGCGCTGCCCTTTCTCCCTCCCCGACCTAATCCTAATCTACCCTAGCGTGAGTGCCCGCCCCGCTCTACCCTTTCTCCCTCCCTGACCTAACCCTAACTTGCCCTAGCGCGAACGCTGGCGTTGCGCTGCCCTTTcccaaccctaaacctaaccctaactgtCCCTAGCGTGAGTGCCTGCGCCAAACATGAGTACTCACCCCACAACCCCCCATTCTCCCCTTTGACCCGCGAGTGCTCGCGCTAACCGCTAGCACTTGCGCTACCCTAGAGGCACACTCACCAAAACGACGATCAGTGCGTTTGCCTCGCCAGACTTCTACGTCTAATCTAAGCCCTAATTCTAGCCTAAATCTACAAAATCACAAAGAAGGTTAGTCATACATACCAGTGGTCCATAGCACTGAGGTCTATCATATCGGCGAACCCTCAAGGCACAATGCTCACGTGTTAGAAtgtgatccatctctccttctcttcttccaaGCTCTAAAATGCTCCAATGcttatgtgtgacaatgacccttcattgggccaTGTGTGGCTTAGTTGGACCCCCTTGTGGGCCCACTCCCTTCGTTTTCTCCCTCCTTCTATCTTCTCTTCTATTTTCTCAATCCCTTCCGTCTTTCTTTCTCGTTCACTCGTCACCCCTTCTCCTTCCTTCTTTTCGAGAATTTTCTGTCAATTTTCCAAAGAATTCTAAAAAAAttatcgagggggcatacaccactcGTGCTTTGCACTGGGGCATCCTTCTTttatcttttacccatcgccaaattttccgttgcgtaaaagaggggcaaaatgtagacaattaaattaattaatttaatttcctcacataattaatttattaattatgccaatccccattctttctcaatattaattaaatataattaatattgtcactatagtctagtgattgatttatttaataattcctaaaattaattctctccaaatcctccctttaattaattaatctcaattaattaattgatccaggtgattcctacaaatcaccttttcctaatctatcattaacctaatgaattcttctcaaagcacccctaatctcacttatcattattcttctaatttttaattccctccactcactctctctcctagtcaaatcctcctacaaatcccatttgttttaatcccacctaatcattcttctaatccctctcctaatgagttgctagtggctaatcctcatgattagcgacaaagtcaactccttgcgaTAAAGTCAACTCCTTGTGACAAAGTCAACTTCTTGTCTCATGATTAAAAAATTCTTTGAAAGAAtgctcatagggattggaggaatagagaggaattaaaaattctttgggtgaagggatacctagaggaatgtgagattttcccTTCACCCAAAGagaaaatctcacattcctctaggtatcccttcacccaaagaatttttaattcctctctattcctccaatccctatgagcattctttcaaagaattttttaattccttcttttcatcactgaaggaatattttattccttttctcttccctaggtgcactgggaagccttcccaatgaaccttgaggagtgtggagacaagaaatgcctctaaggcatatctcttggactccacacttgtcttgtcatctcctcttgggccatgtgtgggctcacatgcaatcttgaccctccatcttggatcaatcctagcccttcatttcctcccctcttctcctataaattggagGGTCCACTCCTTCATTTGACATCTCCAAGTTATCCAAGTTTATGCTATCAATTTGAGCCTAGAAAACCATCAAAGTATCCAAACTCTAGCCAAATTTTCATTCACCTATCACTTAGCAAATTTCTCATCCATTCCATCTCATCATCCAATatcttgtgcacaatcttggagagccatccacatcaaatgagagagccaatccaatcaagacAAGAAGGGGtgcatctttggcttcatcaaaggctcaatctgaaggagaagaagaagattacAGAGGTATAATGGTCTTTTAATGTTTTATTGTTCATTTCATTACATTTGATCATTGTATCTTCCTTTcaatatttttccctcttcatctcCATCTATGATTATATAGATTTGGTGAATTACTAGATAAATATCATACACTTTTTGAAAGTGTTTCAACATTCCGAGTCATACAAATGACAACATGACACATTAGTGTCTTGGATAATAACCTTCAACTTTTGGCGCTAGGTTCCTTTCTCTATTCTATTTTTTGTTTTACCATCTTCTATAAATTTTCATTTTAGTTTTTAGAAAACATCCTTTATCAATTTCGTTCATACTTTACCTCAGTGAGACATTTCATTTCCATGTTTAAAAGCATTTATAGATTTCTAGAGTTATTCTATTCTCTTTGTGTTGAATGGTAGATGAATagataaatatatttcatttaaatctaGAAAATCCTAGTGTAAAAGAGAAAACCGTTTGGCTAAAaaacttattttaataaaatcctaatgTAAAATAGAAAATCATCAAGTGAGAAAACAAAACTCATTTTAGCTAACCCCCAAAAAATTCACCATTACAAAAGGTATAAGAAAGTGATTGTGAGGGTTAAAATTAATATCTAAGAGAGAAGTGCTTGTGTAACTTAGTATCCCCTCAAGAAAACTTAGTATATAGATTTTAAATGAGAGTgagaaagaaatttgaaatggTAGAGTTTTGGTGCCACAAAGAGAACCAGTAGAAAATATGTTGGGAAGTTGTGAATTAACTCATGACTAAAGAGTAGTTTGAGTCATGTTAGAATATCCTATTACAACTATTTGTTTGcccttttattttctatttcacaataGATGAATATGCACTTGCTTTGACATTAACACAGTTGCACTATATTCTCAAAGCCTAGAGGTGCAAAAAGATGATGAAATCATGAGAAGGTGAATCATGATGTTCCAAAAGTTATAATATTTGATAGTCTCATCGAGATTGTCATGATTTGGCTCTtggattaataaaataattaaggcAATTAGCTAGGTGGAATCTAAAATATGCTATGAGAGCATGCATTTAGGTGAGTGTAATTTATAGGGTGGAAATTGCAAAGTGAATTTTTCAATAATACAAGATTAAAACTAAATATTTGCAAAAATCTTCAATATGAGCTACTCTATTCTCCACATTTCTTATCCCTCCTCTTCAATCCTTTGTTATTCACACCCTAATGATAAAAGAATACCATTTCCTAGGTAACTACTATTATATATCTCTATGGACATAGCCAAAGAAGGAGCATGCACAATCTAATTACTTCCCTTGTCCTCTACAACCCATAGTTAGAGATTAGCTTCACACATGCCTAACAGATAATCCATTTAAACTCCTTTTCGATAACATATAAACCATCATGACCCATAATGACTTTTATAAACTACAAAGTCTCCTCATTTACCATATTTAAATAGTTACTTAGATCAACATTTGTTACTTCCTTCTTGTTACTACATCTGCTAATACTTTATTGTCATAATGAAATTCAAATTGAACTCAAACTCTTATAATACACATCAATGCTAGATCATCTATCCCTCACATCACCATTTGAATTGGATTGTTGACATGTATATACTCGCTCCATCTAATTTTgaacatataaaataattataaaagatTGAAAAATTTAACCAATAAAAAATGATCTAATAATGAATGGTGAACTAACACTAATAATGAATGTTCAACAATATTAGTATCATTGAAAATTCAAACTTCAATTGGCCACTCATTCACTTCACTATTAATCTTAGAGGCAAAGGGGTTTTTGGTCCCTAATAACAATTTGCAAACTGATTGCTTTCTCTAGGACATAGTAAATTCACTACTTTTGCAAAGCTCCCTGCTATTGTTTTTGATTTTATCAAATATATTGAAGTGGTTTGACTGATTTAAAAAATAGCAAACCAGAAGAAAAGCTTAGCATTGAAGTGGTTGATTGATACAAATATATTTTGTGAAATTACTTAATATTCCCCTTAACCGTCAATTCACAGCATTTTTTTCCTCTAAGATTTATCAGTTTCCCGAGTTCGATTCCAATCTCATTATTTAATTACTACATGATCATATAAAGGCCGCCGGAAGATGTCCAATTGATTGAAGAGAGGAGGATCTTAATATACGATTGCAGGAAAAATGGGAGAAGAAGACTCACGATCATACTTGGCTTCATATTGGAGTTCGTACAAAGCATACTGGATCGAGAGATTCAAGAATCTCGACAAGTACAAGCAGATTTACTCCAGAGACAAACCCCTTCCCAAATGGACCGAAGCTGATGTGGAGGAGTTTGTCCAATCAGATCCTGTCTATGGCCCTCAGGTGTTTTAACTCGTTAGGTTTCTATAGGGTTTCGCTTCTTGCTGGTTTTATTTTTGGTGCACGGCTTagagtttttttctttttctttggtggcgTTGTTTCCGTATTAACAGCTGCAACTGACGAGAGAAGCTGCGAAGATATCTGCCGCTGGGAGCTTGGTCGGGGCAGTTTCGACGGCTGGGGTTGCAATGAAGTATTCCAAAAACGGATTAGGTATGTCCGACTGATTTAGTTAAATGAACGATAATGCATTTTCCCTGGCAAATTAGGGGGAATTTTGTCCTTAAATTCCTTACATTAAAGGAATGATACATGTATTCTCCTTCGTTAGTGATGGATGCGATTTTCTTCTGTGAGAGATAATCATGATAAATTATCTAGGATTGGCACGTTGTTTGTCAGTAGTTCTAGTAGGCAGTTGTTGCATGGGTCGTCTGATCTTGTCCAGCTTTCGAATTGTGTACAAGCTCTTCACATCACATATAATATTTACATAGTCTTTTATGTGTCTTTTAGTGAATGTCTTGCCTCATACTCCGGATGGAGGCTGATCGTTGGACAAGGTTTATTGAGGAGCTTTAGATTGAGATCGAACTAGGGGTATGATAGTATTTGAAAAATATATAAGataaatgaaaaaatatttcaTGTTTTTGCAATCCTCAAATGGGTTCCGGCAAGGCTGTGACCTTAAAATGGTTTTTAGCTTTAGCTATGCAGGGTAAGCTTGGACCACGTATTGATATTCTAAGTCTAGGGCATGCTCGAATGTACATCATTGAGTTTAGGTTGTGACCTCGAATGAATCTTATgctttttgtattgtaatattgatACATGTTTTCTGGAGTTGCGTACCCATGCTTTTAATGCTAAACTTGGATTACCCTCGAAAGTATCTCATATTTGATGTATTACAATCTTACCACATGTCACCTGGGATTAACAGCATGCTCTAATCTACCCCATTAAATTTTGTTTGCCCTTTAATGTATCTGATATTTGTTGTATCACGTTTTTGTGAATGCCCCTTGGGTTTTGTAACTACAATTTTAAGAATCATAAATCTAGGTCATACTTCAATGTACACCATTAAACTTGTGTCACGCTTGGTACTCATGTTTGTTGTATTACAATCTTGCCATATGTTTGCCACTTTAGTCTGGTAAGAGGGATTTGAACTTAGGTTATGCTTTTACTTGTGTTGTCATTACCATTACATCACAACCCTTGAAATGGTGAAATGGTTTTCAGTCGCTTTTCTAAGGTTATGTTTTAAAATTGACCTTAAAGTAGTTTCTGAACCTGCATTTTCTAATATCTGAAATGGATTTATGATAATGTTTCTAGTATTGCATCCATTTGAGCAATTTAGTTTGGGTTGGCTGTAGAAACTTTATGCTACTAATGAAAATGGTTGATAATCTATCAATGTTTTTAATAATGagctttattttcctttattatgaAAATTTCCTCCCGTTTTCTGCAAGGTATCTTTTTTATTGTTAAATGTGCTTGAAACTTTTTATTGATAAAACGTTATACGATACAGatttaaaaaaggaaaagaaacttcCACCAACCATATCACTGCATCATCAGAATAGTAATTACATCAAAAACCAAGTGAAAACTTTTGGTAGTTTTTCTAGTAAGAGTATCGTTTCTATTTTTCGTAACCTTGAAAGATTTAAGTCAGATTTTTTCATCACTTAGATTATTTGATAGTGCTACACCAAGAATCAAGGAGGTACATGGAGCTTTTGGAGATACCAGTAATTTTAATTGGAAAATTCCAGGCATAAAAACAGCAGAAACTTTGGGATAGGATGTAAAGTAAACAGTATAGGTAGGATTTTAAAGGAAATAAAAATACAGATAATgggtaaaataaaaaaaaactaatatGGAATGTGATGGAAGATCCAATGCTTTCAGAAGTTTCTAACCTCTTTCTCAGAGTTTTCTAAAGGTTCCAGGACACATGACCATTTTTTAATCCAGAAATCAGTTTCCAGCCTACCAAAAACTGCCAGGTTTTAGGGCTTTTGGAACCTCTCCTTATTAGTACCTTGCTACTGGAAACAACTAACAAGTGTGTAGCTCttcaagatgttgaagaatattccatttttgaaaaaaattgctcATGAGCCCATATCTTGCTGTTTTTAATACTGGAATTTCCAGCATAGATATGCAGACAATTATATCTTGAAAGCAACATGTTCTATTCAACCACAATGTTATAAGAACCTTAATTTCCAGAAAAGGGAAATGAGAACCAGCAAACTGACGATGAATGGTGTTGGGAAGTCTGCAAATGAGAAACTAAATATCCATATGTATAACTATAAATGTATCTAATGTATAACTATAAATGTATCTATGTTTTTAAAATTCCTTTGACATTCATCAGGGTTTTTATATGACAATAAAATTCATTGAATAGatgtaatacaatgaaaagaaaatacTTTGTAATATACAAGAATTActgaaaattgagaaaataaacttTAAAGATCATCTGTGATTTCTCAAGTTTCTAAACTTGTTGGAAATTACAGATGCTAGAAATATTCTACTCGAATTAAACTCCAAGTTGCTGGATTTGAATGCAAAAAGTGTTGGAATTGGTGTTCTTAAGTTGCTAGAGAGGAAGCAGTATCATAATTACATAAACCAGATGGAAACATAAATACAACAAGAACAACAGCCACAAGAAGTATGACACGGATTTTAACTTGGAAACCATTTGTGAGGAAAATTAGCCAGAAACAACAATTGCACAGCTTCCTCATCCTCCCATGGGACAAAAGTAGTTACAAAGAACTTGTGATGGAACGCATTCAGTAGTGTTCTTGTTGTAACATACACTCTGACCAACTTATGATGCAAAGATTATCAGGGTCATATTTCTTCTAGATATCATCTATTGGAATTGCCCTTTCGTGTACTAAAGGTCTTCCAGACATTAAGGATTTTAAAAAGTCATTCTTTCTGTTGGTATGCTGCCTCAATGTTAGAAATAGATAAtattgttaagttctttcaaaattctgtgatcaaaatagaagagatggagatatgatgtgaaagttgtattttatctgctatagcgtgttttgaAGATGCACAACACTTGTTAATTTCGGTGTgtccatcctcctcaatgtaagcatgctatataagtggatgaggggttacgtagtgaagagatatgtcttcccatgtgggaagacacatctcttccctatgtacctctcaccacagtatataaactagtcaccatttacttacccgatcggaaggagtgcgacttgtttgagaatcgctttatcacccgataccatgaacggtgtaaaattttatatatatatatatatcggaagcatgaaatagtacgaccgacgttacaaaatttaacactccctcttaactagggaggacacatttcatgttagagaaaacatcacaattcatccattgattgtgaagagaggagatatcacaccatagtgatattcagagatatggttcaacaatgaatatcaagtctcatgatactcaccataactcatagttatcaagtaatgtatgtgcactggcatcaagtcacatgatgcctaccatattgataatgatttcatggcatgtccacgaatattatgttcataatattcactatgaagatctctatcataattatggtttatttaatgatatcaaccaacaaATATCTACCATtatgtctcagagatatatatactatcatgacatgtccacagatatcaagtcacatgatatccatcaagatagttaaattgataattgtaaaatcgtcacattacaatatcaatttgaaataagtgttcattattgaaaaatcgtcacccttcaataatgttcatagaaggcccatgcagtcatggagtcacacacatgacaaataaaagagtttacacactaaacatctttaaatatattagtatatcagaataaatgagactctatctcaaaattaaataacattttcaaccataccaagtttatctctaaagtgttcattCTTGAtcttggagagaggcttggtaagaatgtctgcaatctgatcacctgtaccaatataattcagtcggatcacattcctttccaccatatcttgaacatagtgataaggaatctcaatgtgtttagacctgtcattaaatactggattcattgaaagcttgatacaactctgattgtcacagtagatgacagtaggatttaagggctgaccaaacagtcctacaagcagtttccgaagccatactgcttctcttgctcccatggaggctgcaatgtattcagcttctgtagaactctgagcaaccgaagactgttttctacatatccatgagatcattcctgatcctaaactgaagcaacatcctgatgtgcttttcctgtcaactacgcttccagcccaatcaaaatcagtgaatccatgtaggtcaaggtctacatgtttatacttcagaccaaaaccaatagttcctcgaagatatctcagaatatgttttgcagcaacaagatgtatttccctaggttcacacatgaactgacttagtgtattaacaacataacatatatcaggtcttgtgtttaccaaatacatcagagatccaataatttgtctgtaGAGGGTAGGATCTGCAAACTTTGATTCTGCAGCTGTTTCCTTTAgtttgtgcagatttgtctccataggtgtggtcatggatctacaatccatcattccaaatctcttgagtatatcaatggtgtattttccttgattaaggattataccatctgcttgctgccaaacttccaatccaaggaagtagtgaagaatttctaaatctttcatatcaaactcagaggctaattcttttTTACAttgagaaatacaattatcctctcctgtgattagtagatcatcaacataaagaataagaattaataattcaccattgattaccttgtagtagagatttggatctgcttcattcttggaaaaccctaattccaagagatagtgatcaattctttcataccatgctctgggggcctgtttcagtccatatagagctttctttaatttgcagacatgtgattcagccttatgaatcacaaaaccttcaggttgctccaaataaacttcttcttcaatcttaccattcagaaaagcagtcttaacatccatttgatggactttccatcctttagatgctgcaatagacAAAACTAGTCGGACAAAAGTGTATCTGGCAAcaagagcaaatgtctcttcatagtcaataccttctttctgtgagaaa encodes:
- the LOC131070306 gene encoding succinate dehydrogenase subunit 6, mitochondrial; this translates as MGEEDSRSYLASYWSSYKAYWIERFKNLDKYKQIYSRDKPLPKWTEADVEEFVQSDPVYGPQLQLTREAAKISAAGSLVGAVSTAGVAMKYSKNGLGTLLSFGAGAAFGWVFGKEVANHTLQLYKFDTMDAQIKFFNWWEKKTEGRS